TGTGCAAGGAATGACCGAGAGGCAGATCAGCCCATCACTTATTTCAAGGAGCAACTGAACCAAGCCATATCTGGCCAAATATCACCAGAAGCTGTTCTAGATCTCCGTCTCCAAGCTTATACTGAAATAACAAGAACTCTTGTAACTGACAGCATTTTCTCCCAATACATGTACAAGACTCTGCTGAGTGGAAACCATATGTGGGCTTTTAAAAAGCAATTTGCCATCCAATTGGCCCTCTCAAGTTTCATGTCATTCATGCTACAAATTGGAGGAAGGTCCCCGAACAAGATATTATTTGCTAAGAACACTGGGAAAATATTCCAAACAGATTTTCATCCTGCATACGATGCAAATGGAATGATCGAGTTCAATGAACCCGTGCCTTTTCGTCTGACAAGGAATATGCAAGCATTCTTCTCCCATTTTGGAGTAGAAGGCCTTATTGTGTCTGCTATGTGTGCTGCGGCACAGGCTGTGGTTTCCCCTAAAGTGAGTTTTACTGAGAAATATGTGTCAATATGATAGTTAAAGTAACTGATTAATAACCATGTTTATTGACTTGATCACGCATTTGCCATATTGCAGCAAAATCAGCACCTATGGCATCAATTAGCCATGTTTTTCCGGGATGAGCTACTTTCTTGGTCTTGGAGAAGACCACTTGGCATGACCCTGGCCCCCATTTCTGGAGGGGGTAGTACGAACCCCATTGAATTTAAACAGAAGGTCACAACCAATGTCGAGCATGTAATTGGCCGGATTACTGGAATAGCCCCACAGTATTTCTCTGAAGAGGTAAGCCCCTGCCTCCAATTTCACTATGCTAGGGAATTTCTGGTAAAAAAGGATGAAACGAGGGAATGGAATGGAGAATGGGGATGTTTccctttctttgtttggatGTTCAAGTTGAAAGAAGGGATGAAAAGCAAAGAAACCtgtgatttaattaattattagggGAATGCTGCGCTCCACCCAACACAAAAGTGGGGCTTTAATAGAGTGTGGGATTTCCGTCCACGCATTCCCTTCAAAATACATCCAAACACCAGAACACAAGGGATTACCTTCCCATTTTTTCTTTACATTCCCTCCCTTTTCCCATTCAAACACACTGGAAGTTTGCTACCATGTATCACGTTTACCAACAATAAAATAGTACAGTCAATTTGTTTGAACATATGATAGAACATTGTGTGCTACATTAGTTTCGTGGAATACTAAAATGATTAAGCAATTTTTAATGGCTGAATGTTTGTGTGCGTGCTCTCGTGGAggtgcaaatatatatatatatgtttttcacTTCATTGTACCCATAACCCTGCATGATAGAGCTAGAATATAACAGATGCTTTATTCATATCTCATTCTGCGGTATAACTGACTTCTTTGTGAGCCTCTGATCAATTGTTGTATTGTTTTTTTCCTGCACGCAGGAGGAGAATGCCATGGACCCGCCACAGTCGGTGCAAAGGGGTGTTACTGAGTTGGTTGAAGCTGCCTTGACCCCAAGGAACTTGTGCATGATGGATCCAACTTGGCATCCGTGGTTTTGACCTCAGTACTGGAGCACCCATGGGCCAGTGACCAGATGGTAGTCTCTGTTAGAAGGTCGGTCGCAATTCTCCATCGTAAATATTATGTAAATAATGCTTTTTTGGCACTCGATTTGGAAAATGAGTATTTTGGGTGTCATATGTATAAATCATTATTAATTTAAGTAAATTCACGTGCATGCAAATGTAAAATTCTTCTTTTGTCCTGAATGTGCTGTTCAATGGGTTTATACGCCCGCTGTATGGATTGGGCGCCATAGAACCGTTCCAGAGAAAATGCACCGATCGTGTAAGAATCATTCATGGTAGTTGATTCCAGAAGATCCTCAATGGGTGTATGCTAAACGGTCAGCATTTTATTCCATAATCATCTCTATGACTAGCTAGCGTGCTACATGCATGAAACCCAAGAAAATTCGTTTGCACTCACTGAAGAAACGCATTCTTTTCGTTTATTCATCAGAATTTTGGTCCCGATAGACATTGGCGGATTGGAGAGGATATTTGAGGAGGAATCCCTACAAAAATGTCATAGGAAATCAAGAAAAGCGTATTTTTGGAAACATCTGGGAACGTGTGTCGGTTTTCTATATTTCTTCCATGCCAAAGTGCCAAGAAACATCCACGCGGTGAGCACTTGAATAAACTTTGGGTTCCTCCGCCTTAGGGCTTCCTTAAAATAAACTTTGATGTAGCCCTATATAGAAGATGATTCGTCGCATCCAAGCTtcaaaatatttcccaaattttttttaaagacccccctttaattctttaatatcaattttttacctccaaactttattttatttttaacttcatCCCcccacattaaaaaataaaaaataaaaaataaaaaaatcctaattctgCGCCCGTGGGTATGAAAAAATTCCCAATTTCGTTCCCATGTCTACCATCCCTTAAATCTTCTCTCTCCTTTTCCGTTCTGGAGAAGAGAGATCTCTCGTGTTGCTAGAGGAGTCGCATCCCCCTTCTCCCCCCTCTTCCTCTTTTGCTTCATTggctcaaaaaaaaataaaaaatccctaGTTCAGAAAGGCTCTAATCGCGGGGTCTACAAACAAAAACTTCATCGTGTTCTCTCCAACTTCCTCAAAAACAGCATCAATTTCTGGCTTTAAAATATTCATTCACTGTATATGTTTTTGTTGGGCGGATAtgatccatttttctttttgttcacCGCGCAATGCGAAAGCGTaattataacataaaacatgaaCGTCGAGTTAAGCAGCAAGCAGTAAAAATTTCTCGTCATTCATCAAATCAATGTATTATTTGAAAATTCGACCATAAAGTGGTCATGAACAGCTTCTCTGTCAGTCACTTTCGTAGTGAACTTTTTTACCCACCCAAATCCCAAaacgaaaagaagaaaaaaagctaGAAATATCCCAAAGATAATGGTGTCGTCAAGAGAGACAACCAAACATCATCATATCACACAGGAAAACTAGAGGAAATTCAGTTGTCTTATTCTTCCTCTTCGGCCTGGACAGGAAAACGCAGGTGCTTCCCTTTTGGGGTGGGCAAGCCCTTCAACCGCAAGACACTTGGTGAAACGCCGCCAGAACCTTCAATCTCTGCGCGCCCCTCTTCCTCTCCAATAATAAGCTCATCATCACTGTCGTAAACAAACCTTGTGTGCTTTCCAGCAAACTTGGGAGCCTCTCTCTTCTCATCCACAAAAATCTTGCTAATGCCCTCGCACAGTTCATCAACCAATCCTccatcctcctcctcctcctcctcttcttcaatTTCATCGGCTTCTTCATCATAgtagtcttcttcttcaagtaCTTCTTCCTCGTCTTCATCACGGGTGCTTGCATTAACCTGGATAGACCAAACAGAAGCATCATCATCTTCTGCGGACGACTTCTCTTTGCAATAGCTCCCTCCTGCTCCTGCTTCTGCTTCGTAAGTCAGCACAGAGGAGTCTGATGAATCAGGGCTTTCGGATTTCTCAGAAAAATCCAGCTTCTTTCCATCGAAGATGTTACTCACCACCTGCCATGCAATTTTATAAGAACAATCACATAAACAAAACCGTAATCACATGTACCCAGTACCAAATGAAATTCTAGATTTGATTTTCAAAATCGTCAAGATTGACGTTGACCTGTCCAGAAAGTTTCAgggttacaaaataaaatcattgaATTGAGAGATTTTATACTACATCTCGataaagatttgaaaaaaaaaaaaaaaaaaaagaagaagaagaagaagatcatcAAGATATAACCAAAACCAGTGGTAAAATTTTCTGTTTCACAAATGCAAACAAACATAAGATAAAGATCTAGTCAGAAACAAATCGAAATTTTAACGCTACAAATTTATTTGTAAAGATAAAAGATCATCAAGATATAACAAAAACCAGTAGTGAAATTTTCTGTTACACAAATGCAAACATAAGACAAAGATCTAGTACTCAGAAACAAATCGAAATTTTAACTCTACAAATGCAATCGAGACCTGGGAAATTTACCTGAGAAATCAATTGTTCTTCGACAACTGGAGAAGGCACTGCCGAAGCCAAACCACTGTTGATGTTGCCGGAGAGATTCGAGAGCTGGGGTGTGTTCGCGGGGGTTGGGGCAAGAAGTCCGGTCGGTGAGTTGACAAACCCTTGGAGATGAAGAAAGGAACGGCTTTCCAGCGAGAGCTTCGAAAGCTCGGCCTCTTCCTCCACTCTCTGCAAGAGGGTCTTGACTTGACCCCTAAGCAAGGCCTCTCCGGACCCAGGCGTCTTGTTCTTGGCTCGATTGCTCCTTTGCTTGGCTATGGCTGATGATGGGGTCTCCAAGCTCCCCATCGCAAGCCCAACTATCGGAGAATCATTCGTTATATCGATCAGCACAGACCGATCTTGTTTCACATTTCTTTGCCTTGATTTTGAGAGAACCTTTCCAGAATCTTCAATTTTCCCTGGAAAACCATCAAACCAAGCAATGATTACAAACCCATTTTCCTAAATACCAATCTATGATTGtttagaaaacaaataaacaaattctTGGTTCTTTTTTGGAAAACAACCAATTCAAGAAATGGAATAAACCCATTTCCTCTAGGTCTATCATTGTTTAGATTAAATgaaaaaggaggagaaaatCACTCACTTGAGAGGGGAATGCTGTTGTTGTCGCTGTTTAAAGCAGCCGAAGCCTGTGACCTTGTGACTCTTCTGGTTGATGATGGGGTCTCCATAGGATTTGAATCAAGAAGGGTCGCTCGAAAACTGACTTTTTTGGCCGAGATTTGACTGTAAAGATCAGAGATTGAGATGAGAGAGAACAAGAAATAGAGGATGCGAGAACtgaattcaaaaagaaatacaaagtaGATACTTTTAGGGCAAATGAACGGGTGCTTATAAAGAGGTTTCCGTCGTGGTTTAAACGTTAAAAACTTAATATGACCGTTGGAGCCTGCTACGGCAACATCGATCCCCacgattttgaaaaaaaaaaaaaaaaaaaactagccgTTAGGGTTTTATTTGAATACTATTTCTTGCCTCCGGTTTTGGGTTTTACGGTTCTTTAGTCAGGGCAATATATGGGCCTTgactggaaaatgatttgtgggaCCGATTCCCGGCATCCactttatattaaaaaagtaGTTGCCACCTTTTCCGTTTCTTGTGTATCACTGCTCGCCTTGACTTGGGGTGACGGACTGCCCCGGTGGCTTTGGTTCAACCCTCTAGATTTTTTTAGGACAATTTAAGATagagcttttaaaattttaactaattattttataaaataggaaaaaaaaaaaatgcatactTAACTCCCCTTATACAACCACCCCCTCCCccacattgattttttttttcttttaataataattgattGGCTATGCCACATcagtataataaaataatagtgtAATTTACAGCAttactctttacatttaagttacccaattttaaaaagtgacactTATTCCCTCTGTCCGACTTTATTCCATTAGCATTTGCCATTTGGTGTTAAACTAGATAGAAAATGCCATGCCACGTGTGATGCACACTTGCTAATTTCTAGCTACTATTTCTGATCTTGTTGCCACCCATGCCATTCATGATCAGAGAAATTCTTCAAGCCTGTAGTCGTTTACCACATTTAGAAGATTcttaatttttcctttattgattttatcttatttatgtTGAGATGATTAGTATTGCATAAATGAAAAGCTAAACAAGCAATAACTAAtctaatgatttttttcttcctttcaaaAATGAAAGGTTAAAGATTCAACTGATCAGCAGCCCGTTGTTTTGGTAGGaattggcaattttttttattttttaatttttaaagaaaccaaataaaagcaaaaactaATTAAGAAGCTGTCCGAAGCGGATCAAAATTTCCTATCTTTGGAGATTCATGTTATTACCCTGACTTCAAGAAGTAAGGGATAGGAGGTTGAGAAAGGGGCCTTTTGCCCGAAGAATCAGCCTTCCTAGTTCTCAATTGTAGGAAATTCAAATCTGTCCCCGGTTGGTTTTTGGTAAAATATTTGATGGTACTGTatctaaaatattaattaaattatcgATTCGAGATATTAAATGTAATATCTTGTTAATAAGAGGGGCTTTTGGGTAATTTaagagattttaaaaaaaaatgtacggatgtgaataaaaaggaaaaagacaaaatttgtAATAATTTGAGAGAGGAAAATATAGTTTTCTCTGAATTAAAACTTTAAGGACCAAGGGTGGTATTTATAAAACCCTTAAAAgatcagttaaaaaaaaaaaaaaaaaaaacccttaaaagaTAAAGATTTGAAATGGACTTATCCCGAAAAATTTTCAAACAGGCTAGATATCAGCCCAAACTAATAATTCAtgagacatgttacatgcacATCTTTTGTACACTACTTTTATAAatcaattattgaatttgtaggatcCATATATGGATCTTTGTGggtcttacaaatttaatagttaGATTTAGAAAAGTAATATACAAAAGACGTACAATAAATGTGTAAAAATCATTTCTGATAACTCAAACGGAAAAGCcttacttatatttttttgtttgtttgtttgagaTAAAATTGTAATGTGGACCCTAGATCCCAAAATCTTAACTCAGGCAGTTGTAGTTCGTACGTAGTCAATTAATATAACAAAGCCTATCCTATTCCTTCATATCAGTGATGGTTGTTGTAAAGAAAGGCAGGTATGTAACCAACCGCGGAGCCGGTCCCCCTTAGTGGCCCCGCCACTGTATGGAACTACCTACAAACTCGATCAAATTTAAGAGACCAATGAATGCCTGCAAGAATTCAGTTACAGAAGATCAAATATAAGATTCAAAAGGAAATCTTCAATCATACTGTTTTATGTCAATATTAAGAGCAAAATCAAGAATATTATTAGAGTAAATTTTATTGGACCTTGCATTCCACTTGTTTAATTATGATAGGTTCTGTGAACTATTTCTCAAAAATATGTGTCGTCCTTTTTCATATGTTTCTTTTCAGTTGAATCTATCTTGAGTTCAATGGCTCTTCAGATAATCTGACTAAGGATAAGAGCAAAATGAAAATGCCTCGATTCGTAGATGTCGAACTTTCTGTAATCCATTTTGTAGAATCTTCTTCATTAAaggaatttttcatttttccagaTATTATTGATGAACTGGTGAAGAGTGGTAAAGAGATAGAAGCAGAGTATTTTGCTTCTGAGGCTGGTTTGACTGAAAGATTTTCTCCTGTTTCTCTGATCAAGTTGTATCTCAAGAATTCCAAAAAGAATGCTAGCACCATATTGAAGAATATTGGCAATAATACCATGGCCTCAACAGTATGTGTAACATACTAACATCTACACACTTATGTTTCCCAATAGTTTTTATTTACTCTTTGCATGATTCCTTATTGTAAATCAACCTTTCAGGAGGACTCAAGCACTCTGGagttgaattccattagagccaTCATCAAATGTGTAGAAGACTAGCTACAAGCTGGAATCAGAGTTTTTTCACTTGATAGTTTGAGGAAGCGGGCTACTCATCTGGAGAAAGCCAAGGCAGAATGGAAGAAGAATTCAGCCGCTGCAAGTAAGCCTAAGAACAAGCGAGCTAATGGTGTTGATGGTGACGGAGGCAGCGGACCACGTTGTTTAGTATCTGAATAACCGGATACTAACTGAGCGGTTAACCGGGGTCTCTGGTTCCGAAGCCggttaggatttttttataACCGAAGACCCCGAAGTTGATTCCCGGTTATTAGCCAATAACCGGGAACTGATTCtgggtttacacccctaccctAAACTTCTAAATGCTGGCATGACTCTGCCCCTTTCAAGTAAGTTTTATAATTAGTTTAGTGTTGTAACGAAACAAACATGATGGAAGAtagagtgtatatatatatataagcaacccaaaattaaaataacacttgcaaaaaaaaaaaaaaaaattaaaataacaaacagTTGGTGAATAACCCTAAAATCCAACCCATCTTATACCCATTTAACCCACAATTCATTTGTTTCTATAGACTGAATAAATAGtagaaactaattttattttctatattaaattttcatttatttatttgccaCGAAAAGAAAGTCTAGCTTTGTCCCTGTTAACTATGAATTTATTTGCAGCCAAACAAGTACTAAAATATGGTATTAAATTATGGAATAACTTTTTGACTACATGGACTCGTCTTCATAGCGCTTATGGGCAACACTAACAAACAGGTGGGTCGGCGCAAGCCGCACGTGCCTGCCTCTAGGTGAGACAAGGTAGGTGACAAAACCACGTGAGCTTCAATTATATTTTCGCCGCAGTAATGTCTATTACTAGTTTTTTCAAGCAAATAAATCAGTTTCCCTGTAATATAAGTAATCCAAtgaattgaaatttatttttaaagcatatgatttttacatgtatttttaatatgaaatgttggtaaaaatatgtaattttctcgtttattttttaaaataaatatgagaatTACGTGCTCTTAGAATAGACCGGCAGAGTTTACTTTAATAGatgggataattgtaccattggttcatgtggtatgccataattatttttcactctctatggtttaaaaagtttatggaaggttcttgtggtaagcaataattacaaatcgatccctaacgtcaaatttcgttaaaatttttgacagattctgttaaatgtcacgtcaacGCCACGTCAGACCAATAAGAATGTGACAAGTGTCtgtcttaataaaaaaaaaattattaaaaaaaaaaaaaaaaatgaaagaaaagagaagaagggcTCATAAGAATTTTAATATGGACGAATCAGAATATTAAAACTGAACATATTGCAAATACTCATAaagccaaagaaaaaacaaacaacccAACAGCCCAACCAAATGATATAATtaattcctcaaaaaaaaattgatataattaagatttttattttttaaaaaaagaaaaagaaaacgaaaattATCTATGCAGATACGACTGTCTTCATATCCAAATCATAGGTTAAATGTCAAATCTCCTTTTAAATGTAGAGATGTACCTACTTGAGACTTTATTATTAACGAAAATTATAATAGAGCTAAAAGgaagacttaattttttattttttatttttgcttttaaaattataatttgattaaaacacaataataagtattttaaaaatttaa
Above is a genomic segment from Alnus glutinosa chromosome 12, dhAlnGlut1.1, whole genome shotgun sequence containing:
- the LOC133851631 gene encoding uncharacterized protein LOC133851631, whose translation is METPSSTRRVTRSQASAALNSDNNSIPLSRKIEDSGKVLSKSRQRNVKQDRSVLIDITNDSPIVGLAMGSLETPSSAIAKQRSNRAKNKTPGSGEALLRGQVKTLLQRVEEEAELSKLSLESRSFLHLQGFVNSPTGLLAPTPANTPQLSNLSGNINSGLASAVPSPVVEEQLISQVVSNIFDGKKLDFSEKSESPDSSDSSVLTYEAEAGAGGSYCKEKSSAEDDDASVWSIQVNASTRDEDEEEVLEEEDYYDEEADEIEEEEEEEEDGGLVDELCEGISKIFVDEKREAPKFAGKHTRFVYDSDDELIIGEEEGRAEIEGSGGVSPSVLRLKGLPTPKGKHLRFPVQAEEEE